In the genome of Mucilaginibacter sp. 14171R-50, the window CCATAATAGCCTTTACCGCCGATGCCATGCCCGAAACGCATAGCAAAGCCTTTGAAGCCGGCATGTGCGATTACCTTACCAAACCATTTGTGCCCGATGTATTGTTCGGTAAGGTATTTAAGTACTACAAGGCAGCGGTGGCTGACGACGAACTGAACGCCTGATCAAACATAGGTTTCTGATGAGTCGACCGAACCTTTTACAGGATGTGTAAATCCTCGACAAGCTCAGACTGCCTCACCTTCTGTCATGGTGCCCCCCGCTGTTGAACCATTAGCGAAGCGCGCAGCTCTTCAGCAAACGCAGATTGAAAGCCGATTTTCTTTTAATTGGTACGTATGGCCTCCACCGGGTCGAGCCTTGATGCGAAGTAAGCCGGGATAATACCGGATAACATACCTATGGTAACCGATATGCCAATGCCATAAGTGATATTGCTGATATCGAGCACTACCTGTATATCGGCCGCGGCCTTCACGCCCAATGTGCCAAGATAAACCAGGAACAGGCCAATAAAACCACCCATAAGGCATAACGCGATAGCTTCTATCAAAAACTGCAGGAGTATAAAATAATTTTTTGCGCCCAGTGATTTCTGTATGCCGATGATGTTGGTACGCTCTTTTACCGATACGAACATGATATTAGCAATACCAAAACCGCCTACCAGTACCGAGAAAAACCCGATAATAAAGCCTCCTTTGTTTATGATACCAAAAAGCTGATCGAGCTGGTTGGTTAAAATGGTTGATTTATTAAGCGAAAAATCATCCTCGTTTCCCGGGCGTATACTGTGAATGGAACGCATTAAACCTCTTACCTCGCTCTCTACTTCCACATCGCTCAGGTTATCGTGCCCGCGTACAACTATCTGGGGGTTGTAGCGTTCGCTTTCAATATCAATCACGTTTTTGGCAAAATTAAGCGGCAGCAATATTTCGTTATCGCTGGTTATACCCAGCATATCTTTACCTTCTTTGCTAAATACGCCAATAATGGTAACCTTTCGGCCCATGATCTTAATTTGCTTGCCCACACCGGTACCGTCAGGGAAAAGTGCATCGGCTATATCGGCGCCAATTATGGTAACCGGGGCTCCCGTACGCGATTCGATCTCGGTAAAGTACCGCCCGTCCTGGAAGTTAAAGTTCCATGTTTTATCATGATCGTGCGATACGGCATCAATTTGCGCGCCGTCAACCGTGTTGCTCTTGTATTTAACTGTACGGTTATCAATGCTAATTTCGTATGACAGGGCCTTGGCGGTTTGGCTGCGGCGGCTTAGTTGTTCAAAATCGCGCAGCTTTGGCACAGGCCTTTGCATGTATTTCCACCACGGAAAATTATCCTCGCCCACCCATGGCCACTTCTGCACATAAATGCTGTTACTACCAAGTTTATCAACGCTTTTTTGCAGGTTGTTACGCAGGGTATCCACTGCGGATGACACCGCTATAATGGTGAATATACCGATGGTTACACCCAATAACGACAGCATGGTGCGCAGCTTGTTTTGCCTGAGCGCATCAAAGGCGAACAGGAAGCTTTCACGGATAAGTTTTAGTAATATCATACGCTATTTTGATGTAACCCGGTGTACCGGCCAATTGATTTTTAGCTTGCCCGAAAACAGTATTGGTTAGACGGTGTTAAAGCAGTTAAGTTACAGTTATTTTTGATTTTAATGGTAACCGGGCGGCCATACTAAAAAAATCGTTAAAAATAACAAAAAATCCGTACATTTGCGCCCTGAAAATTCATATATATAAGCATGAAATTATCTCAATTTAAATTCAATCTACCCGAATCATTAATTGCACATTCTCCAGCAGACACCCGTGACGAATCACGTTTAATGGTTCTACACCGCGACTCGGGCAAAATTGAGCATAAAATATTTAAAGATGTTTTAGATTACTTTGACGATAAGGATGTGATGATCCTGAACAATACAAAAGTATTCCCGGCGCGTATGTATGGTAACAAAGAAAAAACCGGCGCTACCATTGAAGTATTTTTATTGCGCGAACTGAACAAGGAACTACGCCTTTGGGATGTACTGGTTGACCCGGC includes:
- a CDS encoding ABC transporter permease; its protein translation is MILLKLIRESFLFAFDALRQNKLRTMLSLLGVTIGIFTIIAVSSAVDTLRNNLQKSVDKLGSNSIYVQKWPWVGEDNFPWWKYMQRPVPKLRDFEQLSRRSQTAKALSYEISIDNRTVKYKSNTVDGAQIDAVSHDHDKTWNFNFQDGRYFTEIESRTGAPVTIIGADIADALFPDGTGVGKQIKIMGRKVTIIGVFSKEGKDMLGITSDNEILLPLNFAKNVIDIESERYNPQIVVRGHDNLSDVEVESEVRGLMRSIHSIRPGNEDDFSLNKSTILTNQLDQLFGIINKGGFIIGFFSVLVGGFGIANIMFVSVKERTNIIGIQKSLGAKNYFILLQFLIEAIALCLMGGFIGLFLVYLGTLGVKAAADIQVVLDISNITYGIGISVTIGMLSGIIPAYFASRLDPVEAIRTN